From Aedes albopictus strain Foshan chromosome 1, AalbF5, whole genome shotgun sequence, one genomic window encodes:
- the LOC109415605 gene encoding tubulin--tyrosine ligase-like protein 12, producing the protein MDGINEYDSFISIHKPQLQASGVPEHFWPQLFRKLKHQEFDAGSSFSLLLVDYGEEQRSEADPIWTVAVCKEGGIRADDPTEIYLVDHAWTFRTDNARQLLNEHPPLVNRLAIMMGIDQEDVPASVVISKIMNDVWKWCNMYSLNGEGLTVENRMPIWYVMDELGSGILHSNTPNCRVVPFIHVTEQMTYSLLFPLEDLDEGDQLYRDFVEGVPSDSKERDALLLPWQYTCMEEESFAQKEAPKEYFLTGHIEESLPDPDVAPPLFDGNSALKVYSEYDMVNRYLTDPGFEIVTSPEEADILWLTSHFKQYKEFSETTPNKYVNQFPFENVLTIKDLLSIVCRRMAKESSEDPLEPNPKWLPVTYNLKTELVEFVSYFQNRAHRGLDNHYIVKPWNLARGLDTYITKNVAQIMRLQQTGPKIVQKYIENPVLFERPEVEGRVKFDIRYVILLKSVDELSAYAYTNFFLRFANKPFELADFDDYEKHFTVMNYSPEFQLRHMKCQEFLDQWKIQYPKHPWDQIEADICQMLKEVLQGATKVGPPCGIGASAQSRALYAVDLMLEWTEGGTRMQPKILEVNFTPDCKRACEYYPDFYNDVFNLLFLDQENVDVFRRIV; encoded by the coding sequence ATGGACGGTATCAATGAGTACGATTCATTCATCTCGATACACAAGCCGCAGCTACAAGCGTCGGGTGTTCCGGAGCACTTCTGGCCGCAGTTGTTCCGCAAGTTGAAACACCAGGAGTTCGATGCCGGGAGCAGTTTTTCGCTGTTGTTGGTGGACTACGGGGAGGAGCAGCGGTCCGAGGCGGATCCCATTTGGACGGTGGCCGTCTGCAAGGAGGGGGGCATACGGGCGGATGATCCGACGGAGATCTACTTGGTGGATCACGCGTGGACCTTCCGGACAGATAATGCGAGGCAGTTGTTGAATGAGCATCCTCCGCTTGTTAACCGGTTGGCGATCATGATGGGAATCGATCAGGAGGATGTTCCGGCTTCGGTTGTGATTTCGAAAATTATGAACGACGTTTGGAAGTGGTGCAATATGTACTCGTTGAACGGAGAGGGACTCACGGTGGAGAACCGGATGCCGATTTGGTACGTGATGGACGAGCTCGGCAGTGGAATTCTGCATAGTAACACCCCGAACTGCAGGGTGGTTCCGTTCATCCATGTCACGGAACAGATGACGTACAGTTTGCTGTTTCCGCTGGAGGACTTGGACGAAGGAGATCAGCTTTACAGGGATTTTGTTGAAGGAGTTCCCAGCGATAGCAAGGAACGGGATGCGTTATTATTGCCTTGGCAGTATACTTGCATGGAGGAGGAAAGCTTTGCTCAGAAGGAAGCACCCAAGGAATATTTCCTGACGGGGCATATAGAGGAATCGCTCCCTGACCCGGACGTAGCTCCACCGCTGTTCGATGGGAACAGCGCGCTGAAGGTTTACTCCGAGTACGACATGGTCAACCGATACCTCACGGATCCGGGATTCGAAATCGTGACGAGCCCGGAAGAAGCTGACATCCTCTGGTTGACGTCTCATTTCAAGCAGTACAAAGAGTTCAGTGAGACCACCCCGAACAAATACGTGAATCAGTTCCCCTTCGAGAATGTTCTCACCATCAAAGATCTGCTCAGCATTGTGTGCCGACGCATGGCCAAGGAATCATCGGAAGATCCCCTAGAGCCCAATCCCAAATGGCTTCCAGTGACGTACAATCTGAAAACTGAACTGGTAGAGTTCGTCAGCTACTTCCAGAACCGGGCGCACCGCGGTCTAGACAATCACTACATCGTGAAGCCTTGGAACTTGGCCCGCGGCTTAGACACCTACATCACCAAGAACGTGGCCCAGATTATGCGCCTCCAGCAAACCGGCcccaaaatcgtccaaaaataCATCGAAAATCCGGTCCTGTTCGAGCGGCCTGAAGTGGAAGGCCGGGTCAAGTTTGACATCCGGTACGTGATCCTCCTGAAAAGCGTCGACGAACTGTCCGCTTACGCCTACACGAACTTTTTCCTGCGTTTCGCCAACAAACCGTTTGAGCTGGCCGATTTCGACGACTACGAGAAGCACTTCACCGTGATGAATTACTCGCCGGAGTTCCAGCTGCGGCATATGAAGTGCCAGGAGTTCCTAGACCAGTGGAAAATCCAATACCCGAAGCACCCGTGGGATCAAATCGAAGCGGACATCTGCCAGATGCTGAAGGAGGTACTCCAGGGGGCTACCAAGGTCGGTCCGCCGTGTGGCATCGGGGCCAGTGCCCAATCGAGGGCCCTCTACGCCGTCGATCTGATGCTGGAGTGGACCGAGGGTGGAACCCGGATGCAGCCGAAGATTCTGGAGGTGAACTTTACGCCGGATTGCAAGCGGGCATGTGAGTATTATCCGGACTTTTACAACGACGTGTTTAATCTGCTCTTTCTGGATCAGGAGAATGTGGACGTGTTTAGGAGGATTGTTTGA
- the LOC115257819 gene encoding uncharacterized protein LOC115257819: protein MDESRTSRATEGHVEESSCAACQRPDSAEDMVQCDHCDIWKHYSCAGVNESVAGRSFVCGDCTAQQTDDVISVRTTSTRSSATSTISVCLSQLVERQRLERARLELELQRRHLDEQQQLIDKAFDEETDNHHGGGLLSDVNVKITASAPSKHIGTTALPETPVSPSDRRSKTQFDAPKSAAPIMVSIPLTALEPKTVKYLQGKKNPQVAFQELKARVEQCEKRANPTRDEMSDLHAQLELCRKLLEGCQTTGATQESVQRSDAENPKKKPPPQSAASTSRVVSQTGTIPKANRSLLAVTEDDRMHSDYYQSDAGAVGGSTSPDEIWPLKHLVGQTGQPSVSRAAEPAEIRPNDMEPPGKRQALSHSIENTIKFVPDCCPTTNNPIAREQLRFVARPNEMISPPTNSREQLRDLPAHSNDFELPDIQRKSQSTGLLTRNPPSRTVETSQFPRQSESYQQNQVIPQQDPVRPTQQQLAARQSLAKDLPRFSGDPAEWPIFISNYRYTTEACGFSDGENMLRLQRCLSGSALETVRSRLVLPAAVPQVIETLRLRFGRPELLINALLRKVREIPAPKSDKLEGLIDFGMAVQALCDHIEAANERAHLSNPSLLQELVAKLPADQRMMWAGYRRGFQQVDLKTFGDYMASVVRDATSVVTFELEKRNYGRDRPKNRAYVNSHAAERSSRAADSSSDPEPPKQIVCAHCNKGRHRVRECNAFKQLHVDDRWRRVRSLGLCQNCLFNHGRRGCRGRNICDIDGCQFRHHTLLHSPRGPPKSAEHAMQIAENHTHRRLTSSMLFRIIPVTLHGTKGSINTFAFLDEGSDLTLVESELVSSLGVKGTKLPLCLRWTGNTSREEKDSQQVTIDINGIGQDKRLKLLNVRTVSNLGLPCQSFEVDEAVKKHDYLKGIPLTSYRDATPRILIGVDNLRLALPLKVREGDGTSPVAVKTRLGWCVYGPRGNSNSESYSFHICECSCDKSLHESVKDFFAIEGAGAGPTEIPLTKEDERALILMETTTRRVGNRFETGLIWKEDDIEFPNSYPMAVRRLECLERRMDRDPVLKANLHRQIREYEVKGYAHRATSADMEAADPRRVWYLPIGAVMNPKKPGKVRVIWDAAAKVEGVSLNSALLKGPDQLSSLPAILFRFRLFGIAVSSDIQEMFHQIRIREEDKNSQRFLWRNKPSEKPSVYLMDVATFGSTCSPASAQFVKNRNAEQHRELYPEAAKAIVDDHYVDDYLASFSTTDEAAKVASEVRIVHGNGGFKLHNWRSNSDEVLERIGKIQADADKHLTLMDAAKTERVLGMLWTPQTDNLSFSTQMSEEVQTLMQTSTRPTKRQVLRCVMTLFDPLGLLSPFLIHGKVLIQDLWREGTEWDDRVSAEVFTKWQRWIQMIEYIAEIRIPRCYFRHADQTTYRDSELHVFVDASEVAYACAIYLRTLNHGAEAQCCLIAAKSKVAPLKPCSIPRLELQGCVLGVRWSKFVREIHGVPVSKMVFWTDSRTALAWIKADPRNYRQFVSFRVGEILENTTAADWRWVPSKSNPADEATKWGSGPYFNQDSKWFHGPKFLRLPESEWPRPKEAVTETTEEMRATILFHFSFDPVLDFVRFSSWNRLLRATAYALRFVSNLGKVKPKRTGQLQQDELRAAEETIFRLVQRESYPDEIAALSNEIANEPGHQVIGKHSSIYRLLPFLDEDGLLRERGRIGAAEDVCYSVRHPIILPRNHHVTQLLVRRYHQQYRHCNSETVVNEIRQLYNIPRLRTIVRQVSRDCIVCKIRRAKPAIPLMAPLPPARLAHHERAFTYTGVDYFGPLLVKLGRSNVKRWIALFTCLTVRAVHLEVAYSLSTESCISCVRRFVGRRGPPAEFFSDNGTNFQGAERVLRHLIGQGLSNTFTNANTKWNFIPPGAPHMGGAWERMVQSVKAAMMDAYAEGKLDDEGLQTLVVEAENIVNSRPLTYMPLESSEAEALTPNHFLLLSSNGAKRCSEAVGDSVCTQTSELERREILGRSWELIQRQLDTFWRRWLTEYLPIIRRQPKWFEETRSLKTGDLVMIAEPTGRNKWERGRIIRTIPSPDGRYRQAVVQIGDKTLRRPVSRLALLDLQLREVPEASGLHPGETVDAEDGQLATLPPTDSEASLSTVEASRRYE, encoded by the coding sequence ATGGACGAGAGCCGGACTTCAAGGGCAACCGAAGGACACGTGGAGGAATCCAGTTGTGCGGCCTGCCAACGTCCGGATAGTGCGGAGGACATGGTCCAGTGCGACCATTGTGACATCTGGAAACATTATTCGTGCGCCGGAGTGAATGAAAGTGTCGCAGGGAGATCGTTTGTATGCGGCGACTGCACCGCCCAGCAAACCGATGACGTCATCTCAGTGCGAACCACTTCAACCCGATCCAGCGCAACATCAACAATCTCAGTCTGCCTGAGTCAGCTGGTTGAACGTCAACGATTGGAGCGCGCTCGTCTGGAATTAGAGCTCCAACGTCGCCATTTGGACGAGCAGCAGCAATTAATCGATAAAGCGTTCGACGAAGAGACGGACAACCATCACGGTGGCGGTTTACTTAGTGATGTGAACGTTAAGATCACTGCATCGGCACCCAGTAAACACATCGGAACAACAGCCCTTCCCGAAACACCTGTGAGCCCGTCGGATCGTCGTTCGAAGACGCAGTTTGACGCCCCCAAGTCAGCTGCTCCAATTATGGTTTCGATTCCTCTCACAGCGTTGGAACCGAAAACCGTAAAATACCTCCAAGGTAAGAAGAACCCCCAAGTTGCCTTCCAAGAGCTCAAAGCCCGGGTTGAGCAGTGCGAGAAGCGCGCCAATCCAACACGAGATGAAATGTCAGACCTACATGCCCAGTTGGAACTGTGTCGTAAGCTCTTGGAAGGATGTCAGACTACAGGAGCAACCCAAGAGTCTGTTCAACGATCGGATGCGGAAAATCCGAAGAAGAAACCCCCACCACAATCAGCAGCGAGCACATCGCGCGTTGTGAGCCAGACGGGAACCATACCGAAGGCAAATCGATCGTTGCTTGCGGTCACCGAAGACGATCGGATGcactccgattattatcaatccGACGCCGGAGCAGTAGGAGGATCCACATCACCGGATGAAATCTGGCCGTTGAAGCATTTGGTTGGCCAAACAGGCCAGCCCTCGGTAAGTCGAGCAGCCGAACCAGCTGAAATACGTCCGAACGACATGGAACCCCCAGGTAAGCGTCAAGCCTTGAGTCATTCTATTGAAAATACGATCAAATTCGTCCCTGATTGTTGCCCCACGACCAATAATCCAATTGCCCGAGAGCAGCTGCGATTCGTCGCGCGCCCAAATGAAATGATTTCGCCTCCCACTAACTCTCGAGAGCAGCTGCGAGATCTCCCCGCGCACTCGAACGATTTCGAACTTCCTGACATTCAGCGCAAGTCTCAGTCAACCGGGTTGTTAACGCGTAATCCCCCCTCGCGTACGGTTGAAACGTCTCAGTTCCCTCGTCAGTCTGAAAGCTACCAGCAAAATCAAGTGATTCCCCAACAAGATCCAGTTCGACCCACACAGCAGCAGCTAGCAGCAAGGCAGTCCCTGGCCAAGGACCTTCCTCGATTCAGTGGTGACCCAGCGGAATGGCCGATCTTCATCTCCAACTATCGCTACACGACCGAAGCTTGCGGATTCTCCGACGGTGAAAACATGCTCCGCCTCCAGCGGTGCTTATCAGGATCCGCGCTCGAAACGGTGCGCAGTCGGTTGGTGCTACCAGCAGCGGTGCCGCAGGTAATTGAGACACTTCGTTTGAGGTTCGGACGCCCAGAGTTGCTGATCAACGCTCTGCTACGCAAAGTACGGGAAATTCCGGCCCCCAAGTCGGACAAGTTGGAGGGGCTTATTGATTTTGGTATGGCAGTGCAGGCATTGTGTGACCACATCGAAGCTGCGAACGAACGCGCTCATCTCTCGAACCCATCCCTGCTTCAGGAGCTCGTAGCAAAACTTCCCGCCGATCAACGGATGATGTGGGCCGGCTACAGACGAGGATTTCAGCAAGTCGATCTGAAAACCTTCGGCGACTATATGGCGTCGGTGGTAAGGGATGCGACCAGTGTAGTGACCTTCGAGCTGGAGAAACGGAACTATGGACGTGATCGACCGAAGAACAGAGCGTACGTCAACTCTCATGCTGCGGAGCGATCCAGCAGAGCGGCAGATTCGTCGAGTGATCCAGAGCCTCCGAAGCAGATTGTCTGCGCCCACTGTAACAAAGGAAGACATCGAGTACGCGAATGTAATGCGTTCAAGCAGCTGCATGTCGACGATCGCTGGCGTCGAGTTCGGTCGTTAGGCTTATGCCAGAACTGTCTGTTTAACCACGGACGTCGGGGATGCCGAGGCCGAAACATTTGCGACATCGACGGCTGCCAGTTTCGCCACCACACTCTTCTTCATTCTCCCAGAGGGCCACCGAAGTCAGCAGAGCACGCGATGCAGATAGCAGAGAACCACACCCATCGCCGCTTGACCTCATCGATGCTATTTCGAATCATCCCAGTGACTTTGCACGGGACTAAGGGTTCGATCAATACCTTCGCTTTTCTGGATGAAGGTTCCGATCTGACATTGGTGGAAAGCGAGTTGGTGTCCTCGCTCGGGGTGAAAGGTACCAAGCTCCCACTATGCCTTCGGTGGACGGGAAACACATCGCGCGAGGAGAAGGACTCTCAGCAGGTCACGATCGACATCAATGGGATCGGCCAGGACAAGCGACTTAAGCTCCTGAATGTAAGAACCGTCAGCAATCTTGGACTGCCCTgtcaaagtttcgaggtggaTGAAGCAGTAAAGAAGCACGACTACCTGAAAGGAATTCCCCTCACAAGCTACCGCGATGCAACGCCAAGAATACTCATCGGCGTAGACAATTTGCGTCTGGCCCTTCCGCTGAAGGTGCGCGAGGGTGACGGTACATCGCCAGTTGCAGTGAAGACTAGACTTGGATGGTGCGTCTACGGTCCTCGTGGAAACAGTAATAGCGAATCCTACAGTTTCCACATTTGCGAATGCTCGTGTGACAAATCGCTCCATGAGTCGGTGAAAGATTTCTTCGCCATTGAAGGAGCAGGCGCCGGGCCGACGGAGATCCCGCTGACGAAGGAAGACGAGCGAGCACTGATCTTAATGGAAACTACAACCCGTCGAGTTGGGAACCGTTTCGAAACGGGACTGATTTGGAAAGAAGACGACATTGAGTTTCCGAACAGCTATCCCATGGCAGTGCGGCGTTTGGAATGCTTGGAGCGCAGAATGGATCGCGACCCGGTACTTAAAGCGAATCTTCACCGGCAAATTCGCGAATACGAGGTGAAAGGATATGCGCATCGAGCGACGAGCGCGGATATGGAGGCCGCAGATCCCAGACGAGTATGGTATCTGCCAATCGGAGCGGTGATGAATCCCAAGAAGCCGGGAAAAGTTCGAGTCATCTGGGATGCAGCCGCCAAGGTCGAAGGTGTATCGCTGAACAGCGCACTCCTGAAAGGGCCGGACCAGCTATCTTCTCTTCCGGCAATTCTGTTTCGATTCCGCCTGTTCGGTATAGCGGTTAGCTCGGATATCCAGGAGATGTTCCACCAAATCAGAATCCGAGAAGAAGACAAGAATTCCCAGCGTTTTCTGTGGCGCAACAAGCCGTCCGAGAAACCGTCGGTCTACTTGATGGACGTTGCCACCTTTGGCAGCACGTGTTCTCCAGCATCAGCGCAGTTTGTCAAGAATCGGAATGCCGAACAACACCGCGAGCTGTATCCTGAAGCTGCCAAAGCCATTGTGGACGACCACTACGTAGATGATTATTTAGCGAGTTTCAGTACGACAGACGAGGCTGCGAAAGTTGCAAGCGAGGTACGGATCGTACATGGCAACGGAGGATTCAAGCTACACAACTGGCGGTCGAACAGCGACGAGGTGTTAGAACGCATTGGGAAAATACAAGCCGACGCAGATAAGCATCTAACTCTGATGGACGCCGCAAAAACAGAAAGGGTTCTGGGGATGCTCTGGACACCTCAAACCGATAACCTGAGCTTTTCCACCCAGATGAGCGAAGAGGTACAAACGTTGATGCAAACGTCTACGCGGCCGACGAAGAGGCAAGTACTGCGGTGTGTGATGACATTGTTCGATCCATTGGGACTGCTCTCGCCTTTCCTCATCCACGGCAAAGTCCTGATCCAAGACCTCTGGAGAGAAGGTACCGAGTGGGACGATCGAGTCAGCGCGGAAGTTTTCACGAAGTGGCAGCGATGGATACAGATGATCGAGTACATCGCTGAGATACGAATTCCCAGATGTTACTTCCGCCACGCAGATCAGACGACCTACCGCGACTCTGAACTCCACGTATTCGTCGACGCGTCCGAGGTGGCCTACGCTTGTGCAATCTACCTACGTACACTGAACCACGGAGCCGAAGCACAATGCTGCCTGATCGCAGCTAAATCTAAAGTCGCTCCGCTGAAGCCGTGTTCGATTCCAAGACTGGAGCTGCAAGGGTGCGTCTTAGGTGTACGCTGGTCCAAGTTCGTCCGCGAAATCCACGGCGTTCCTGTATCGAAGATGGTTTTTTGGACAGATTCAAGAACGGCTCTAGCCTGGATCAAGGCTGATCCCAGGAACTATCGGCAGTTCGTATCTTTTAGAGTCGGCGAAATTCTAGAAAACACTACCGCAGCCGATTGGAGATGGGTGCCGTCGAAATCTAACCCAGCCGATGAAGCGACCAAATGGGGTAGCGGCCCGTACTTCAACCAAGACAGCAAGTGGTTTCACGGACCCAAATTTCTGCGTCTGCCGGAATCCGAATGGCCACGTCCCAAAGAAGCAGTGACCGAAACCACCGAAGAAATGCGCGCAACGATCCTCTTCCATTTCTCGTTCGACCCCGTACTGGATTTTGTTCGGTTCTCCTCCTGGAACCGGCTTCTGCGGGCAACCGCTTACGCCCTCCGATTCGTGAGTAACTTGGGCAAGGTGAAGCCGAAACGAACCGGACAGCTTCAACAGGATGAACTCCGAGCAGCAGAAGAGACGATCTTCAGACTAGTGCAGCGTGAATCCTATCCGGATGAGATCGCAGCGCTTTCAAATGAGATCGCAAACGAACCAGGACACCAAGTCATCGGAAAACATAGCTCCATTTATCGTTTGCTACCGTTTTTGGACGAAGACGGCCTGCTGCGTGAACGTGGTAGAATCGGTGCAGCTGAGGACGTCTGTTACAGCGTGCGCCATCCTATCATCCTCCCAAGAAACCATCACGTAACGCAGCTACTTGTCCGCAGATATCATCAGCAGTACCGCCATTGCAATTCGGAAACCGTGGTCAACGAGATTCGTCAGCTGTACAACATTCCAAGACTTCGAACGATAGTTAGACAAGTTAGCCGCGACTGCATCGTCTGTAAGATCCGTCGGGCAAAGCCTGCAATTCCATTGATGGCACCTCTACCTCCTGCTCGACTGGCCCACCATGAGCGGGCCTTCACCTATACTGGGGTGGACTATTTCGGACCGCTGCTGGTGAAGCTGGGACGCTCCAACGTCAAAAGATGGATCGCACTGTTCACGTGCCTGACAGTACGAGCCGTCCACCTCGAAGTCGCCTACAGTTTGTCAACGGAGTCGTGTATCTCCTGCGTCCGCAGATTCGTGGGTCGCCGGGGCCCACCTGCTGAATTCTTCAGCGACAATGGGACCAATTTCCAAGGAGCCGAACGAGTTCTGCGACATCTAATTGGCCAGGGACTGTCGAACACCTTCACAAACGCCAACACGAAATGGAACTTCATCCCACCTGGAGCACCGCATATGGGTGGAGCGTGGGAACGCATGGTACAGTCTGTGAAAGCCGCAATGATGGATGCGTACGCCGAGGGGAAACTTGATGACGAGGGACTGCAGACACTGGTCGTGGAGGCTGAAAACATAGTCAACTCAAGGCCTCTGACGTATATGCCGCTCGAGTCTAGCGAAGCAGAGGCACTCACGCCAAACCATTTTCTGCTGTTGAGTTCCAACGGGGCAAAACGATGCAGCGAAGCAGTCGGAGACTCAGTTTGCACTCAAACCAGCGAACTCGAACGCCGAGAAATCTTGGGAAGATCCTGGGAACTGATACAGCGCCAGCTAGATACTTTCTGGAGACGCTGGCTAACGGAATATTTGCCGATAATCCGTCGGCAGCCAAAATGGTTTGAAGAAACCCGATCGCTGAAAACAGGAGACCTGGTAATGATAGCAGAGCCGACGGGACGAAACAAGTGGGAACGCGGTCGAATCATCCGTACTATTCCGAGCCCGGACGGCCGGTATCGACAAGCCGTCGTACAGATTGGAGACAAGACTCTACGAAGACCGGTGTCACGGTTGGCACTGCTGGATTTACAACTTCGTGAAGTTCCGGAGGCTTCCGGACTACACCCGGGGGAGACTGTCGACGCAGAAGATGGCCAGCTGGCAACCCTGCCACCAACCGATTCGGAAGCGTCGCTTTCCACAGTCGAAGCGTCGCGGCGATACGAGTGA